In Dehalococcoidia bacterium, one DNA window encodes the following:
- a CDS encoding acetate--CoA ligase family protein gives MTTATIIDKAKSEGRTLLTEVESKAILEEAGIPTAKARLATSAQEAAKAAKEIGFPVVLKIVSPDITHKSDVGGVKLDLKTPDEVAAAYDEIVAAAKKAQPNARIDGVAVQKMAPPGIEVIMGMSQDPQFGPVLMFGLGGVLVEVLKDVSFRLVPLEPRDARQMIREIKGYPLLEGYRGQEPADVEALEKLLLRLSEFVEKHPEISELDLNPIFAYKDGALAVDARIILS, from the coding sequence ATGACCACTGCCACCATTATCGATAAGGCCAAGTCCGAAGGACGCACGCTCCTTACTGAAGTAGAGTCGAAGGCGATCCTGGAAGAGGCGGGAATCCCCACCGCAAAGGCTCGGCTCGCCACCAGCGCCCAAGAGGCCGCGAAGGCCGCTAAAGAGATCGGCTTTCCTGTCGTGCTGAAGATCGTGTCGCCCGACATCACCCACAAGAGCGACGTCGGCGGCGTGAAGCTCGACTTGAAGACGCCCGATGAGGTCGCCGCCGCCTACGACGAGATCGTCGCCGCCGCGAAGAAGGCGCAACCCAACGCCCGCATCGACGGCGTCGCCGTACAGAAAATGGCGCCTCCCGGCATCGAAGTCATCATGGGCATGAGCCAGGACCCTCAGTTCGGCCCCGTGCTCATGTTCGGACTCGGCGGCGTACTCGTCGAGGTGCTGAAGGACGTGTCGTTCCGCCTCGTCCCTCTCGAGCCGCGCGACGCCCGCCAGATGATCCGCGAGATAAAGGGGTACCCCCTGCTCGAAGGGTACCGCGGCCAGGAACCTGCAGACGTGGAGGCGCTCGAAAAGCTGCTGCTACGCCTTTCCGAATTTGTCGAAAAGCATCCCGAGATCAGCGAACTCGACCTCAACCCGATATTCGCTTACAAGGACGGGGCGCTGGCCGTGGACGCCCGCATCATCCTTTCCTGA
- a CDS encoding enoyl-CoA hydratase/isomerase family protein — MEYEFLRVAKANRVAMCRIYNPPLNMLNSKMMTELSSFIEEAEKDNDVRVVVFTGGVPNIFITHYDVSELVALSGAIPEPPPEMPRAADMPHYQLHLRMRNTPKPIIAAINGACQGGGCEFTLACDIRIMAKGDFGIGLPEVGVGILPGGSGTQLMTRLLGPGKALEMMLFGKVIDAEEAERIGLVHKAVPAIELLPTTLTLAYRLAAGAPIAQGLIKRCVYQGGPLPLEEGLQVEMEAFAETLRTEDAREAMKAYLNWQLYEFKGR, encoded by the coding sequence ATGGAATACGAGTTTCTGCGCGTCGCGAAGGCGAACCGGGTGGCGATGTGCCGGATATACAATCCGCCGCTCAACATGCTCAACTCTAAGATGATGACCGAGCTGAGCAGCTTCATCGAGGAAGCGGAGAAGGACAACGACGTGCGGGTCGTGGTCTTCACCGGCGGCGTCCCCAACATCTTCATCACCCACTACGACGTCTCCGAGCTGGTGGCGCTCAGCGGCGCGATCCCGGAGCCGCCGCCCGAAATGCCGCGGGCAGCCGATATGCCCCACTATCAGCTCCACCTCCGGATGCGCAACACGCCGAAGCCTATCATCGCCGCAATCAACGGCGCCTGCCAGGGCGGCGGCTGCGAGTTCACCCTTGCCTGCGATATCCGCATCATGGCCAAGGGCGACTTCGGCATCGGCCTGCCGGAGGTGGGCGTCGGCATACTGCCGGGAGGCAGCGGCACCCAACTGATGACGCGGCTCCTCGGCCCGGGCAAGGCGCTAGAGATGATGCTGTTCGGCAAGGTCATCGACGCCGAGGAAGCGGAGCGCATCGGGCTCGTCCACAAAGCGGTGCCCGCGATTGAGCTGTTGCCGACGACGCTGACGCTGGCCTACCGTCTGGCGGCGGGCGCGCCGATAGCGCAGGGGCTGATCAAGCGGTGCGTCTACCAGGGCGGGCCGCTGCCGCTGGAAGAAGGACTGCAGGTGGAGATGGAGGCGTTCGCGGAGACGCTGCGTACGGAGGACGCGCGGGAGGCGATGAAGGCCTACCTCAATTGGCAGCTCTACGAGTTCAAGGGCCGCTAG
- a CDS encoding HypC/HybG/HupF family hydrogenase formation chaperone, translating to MCLGIPGEVISIEENGEQMRRAKVRFGGITRDVYLDLVPEAQVGDYVIVHVGFAISKVNAEEAERVFELLSQLEGDDALPG from the coding sequence ATGTGCTTAGGAATACCCGGCGAAGTCATATCGATTGAAGAGAACGGCGAGCAGATGCGGCGGGCGAAGGTGCGCTTCGGCGGCATCACCCGCGACGTCTACCTCGACCTTGTGCCGGAGGCGCAGGTCGGCGACTACGTCATCGTTCACGTCGGCTTCGCCATAAGCAAGGTCAACGCCGAAGAGGCGGAGCGCGTCTTCGAGCTCCTGAGCCAGTTGGAGGGCGACGATGCGCTACCTGGATGA
- the hypE gene encoding hydrogenase expression/formation protein HypE — protein MTIFPECPIPLTEYPRVLLAHGGGGRLTQSLIEKMLEPSFDNPYLAPLHDGALISLDGTRLALSTDSYVVHPPFFPGGDIGRLAVFGTANDLAMCGARPLFLSCGLILEEGLPMDDLWRIVLSMKEAADEAGVQIVTGDSKVVERGKGDGVFINTSGVGAVLPGADIAPERVRPGDEIVLSGPLGLHGIAIMAMREGLSLEAEVRSDSAPVFPLVEALAQAGIEIHMLRDPTRGGLSSALNEIAKKSGAGIVIDEERLPVSPEVQGVCEMLGLDPLYVANEGNFVALVAEGQGKKAAELLRRFPLGSEAVLIGRVVDTHPGTVVMRTRIRGERIVDVMSGEQLPRIC, from the coding sequence ATGACGATCTTCCCTGAGTGCCCGATACCGCTCACCGAGTACCCGCGGGTCCTGCTCGCCCACGGCGGCGGCGGACGCCTCACGCAGAGCCTCATCGAGAAGATGCTCGAGCCTTCATTCGACAACCCGTACCTCGCGCCCCTGCACGACGGCGCCCTGATTTCGCTCGACGGGACGCGCCTCGCACTCAGCACCGATTCCTACGTCGTGCACCCGCCCTTCTTCCCCGGCGGCGACATCGGCCGTCTGGCCGTCTTCGGCACCGCCAACGACCTGGCGATGTGCGGCGCCAGGCCCCTCTTCCTGAGCTGCGGCCTGATACTGGAAGAAGGACTCCCCATGGACGACCTCTGGCGCATCGTGCTCTCGATGAAGGAGGCGGCGGACGAGGCGGGCGTCCAGATAGTCACCGGCGACAGCAAGGTCGTCGAGCGGGGCAAGGGCGACGGCGTCTTCATCAACACATCGGGGGTGGGCGCCGTCCTGCCGGGCGCGGACATTGCGCCCGAACGCGTGCGCCCCGGCGACGAGATCGTGCTCAGCGGTCCGCTCGGGCTGCACGGCATCGCCATCATGGCAATGCGCGAGGGGCTTTCGCTGGAGGCCGAGGTGAGGAGCGATTCCGCACCCGTCTTCCCCCTGGTCGAAGCCCTCGCGCAGGCAGGAATCGAAATCCACATGCTGCGCGACCCGACCCGGGGCGGCCTCTCCTCGGCGCTGAACGAGATAGCGAAGAAGAGCGGCGCCGGCATCGTCATCGACGAGGAGCGGCTCCCCGTCAGCCCAGAGGTGCAGGGCGTCTGCGAGATGCTGGGCCTCGACCCCCTCTACGTCGCCAACGAGGGGAACTTCGTGGCGCTGGTCGCGGAGGGACAGGGCAAGAAGGCGGCGGAACTGCTACGGCGCTTCCCTCTGGGCAGCGAAGCCGTCCTCATCGGGCGCGTGGTCGATACCCACCCCGGGACAGTTGTCATGCGAACGCGCATCCGCGGCGAGCGCATAGTGGACGTGATGAGCGGCGAACAGCTCCCACGAATATGCTAG
- the hypD gene encoding hydrogenase formation protein HypD produces MRYLDEYRDGAAAQKMLRQIERVATRPWTIMEVCGSQTHAILKYGIDELLPPQITLIHGPGCPVCVTPVETVDQALVIASRDDVIFTSYGDMLRVPGSSKDLLSVKAEGGDVRMVYSPMDALKVARDNPGKRVVFFAIGFETTAPANAMAVVAAEREGLANFLMLTSHVLIPPAIQAIASSPENRVQGFLAPGHVCTVTGYAQYEPLAKKYRLPIVVTGFEPLDILHAIHMLVSQLEAGRHEVENQYSRSVTREGNRQAQALIDEVFEVADQRWRGIGVIPCSGLRLKGRYTKYDAARVFALEETASREASVCIAGLVLQGVRKPPECPAFGKECTPEHALGAPMVSSEGACAAYYLYARRAGTAR; encoded by the coding sequence ATGCGCTACCTGGATGAGTACCGCGACGGCGCCGCCGCCCAGAAGATGCTCCGCCAGATCGAACGCGTCGCCACCCGGCCGTGGACGATAATGGAGGTCTGCGGCAGCCAGACCCACGCCATCCTCAAGTACGGCATAGACGAGCTGCTGCCGCCGCAGATCACGCTCATCCATGGCCCGGGCTGTCCCGTCTGCGTCACGCCCGTGGAAACGGTCGACCAGGCGCTGGTCATCGCCTCCCGCGACGACGTTATCTTCACGTCCTACGGCGACATGCTGCGCGTTCCCGGATCGAGCAAAGACCTGCTCTCCGTGAAGGCGGAGGGTGGCGACGTGCGCATGGTCTACTCGCCGATGGACGCCCTGAAGGTCGCGCGCGATAATCCCGGAAAACGCGTCGTCTTCTTCGCCATCGGCTTCGAGACGACCGCTCCCGCCAACGCGATGGCGGTGGTCGCCGCGGAGAGAGAAGGACTCGCGAACTTCCTCATGCTGACCTCGCACGTCCTCATCCCGCCCGCCATCCAAGCGATCGCCTCGTCGCCCGAGAACCGCGTGCAGGGCTTCCTGGCGCCCGGTCACGTATGCACTGTCACCGGGTACGCTCAGTACGAGCCCCTGGCAAAGAAGTACCGCCTGCCCATAGTCGTCACCGGCTTTGAGCCCCTAGACATCCTGCACGCGATTCACATGCTCGTCTCGCAGCTCGAGGCGGGCCGCCATGAGGTCGAGAACCAGTACTCGCGCTCCGTGACGCGCGAGGGGAACCGGCAGGCGCAGGCCCTCATCGACGAGGTGTTCGAGGTCGCCGACCAGAGGTGGCGCGGCATCGGCGTTATCCCCTGCAGCGGGCTGCGCCTCAAGGGGCGCTACACGAAGTATGACGCCGCGCGCGTCTTCGCACTCGAGGAGACCGCCTCGCGGGAGGCGTCGGTGTGCATTGCCGGGCTCGTTTTGCAGGGGGTGCGCAAGCCGCCCGAGTGTCCGGCCTTCGGCAAAGAGTGCACGCCGGAGCATGCCCTGGGCGCTCCTATGGTATCATCGGAGGGCGCCTGCGCCGCCTACTATCTCTACGCGCGCCGCGCCGGGACCGCGAGATGA
- a CDS encoding CoA-binding protein: MDDIVSRLDRVLNPRTVAVIGDKRAMGYMWLRSLSAFKGKLYSVQIDPNELPGIQELGVPNYASLLDVPDEIDYAVCAVPRTVAPRIVRDCAAKGVGGVSLFTSGFAETGEEEGIRLQNEIAGVAQESGLVLIGPNCMGVYNRRLGVRQAMDQPAGDEGRVGFISHSGTHAINFSLLASVHGIKISKSISAGNSVVVNPADYLEYLAQDAETQIIAMYLEGIQEPRRFFRLLKETTRKKPVVVWKGGTSESGERAMFSHTAALATPLSVWQALVKQCGVIPTDSLDETVDVVKALLFTKPCAGRRMGLIALTGGQSVVISDTFAREGLDVPLLTQRSYDELSSFFNIIGGSYRNPLDAGGTLGFGARPDNLERMLRILDEDENIDAVVLEIASRLLVRRAFGPLMPPADWLPDMLVAQKERSPKAFIAILHPGHLEAQVIEERAKLLERGVPVFGSFQQGARALCKMIDYYRFCRGLD; the protein is encoded by the coding sequence TTGGACGATATCGTCAGCCGCCTCGACCGTGTTCTCAACCCCCGGACCGTAGCCGTCATCGGCGATAAGCGCGCCATGGGCTACATGTGGCTCCGCAGCCTCAGCGCCTTCAAGGGAAAGCTGTACTCGGTGCAGATCGACCCCAATGAGCTGCCGGGAATACAGGAGCTAGGCGTCCCCAACTACGCCAGCCTCCTCGACGTGCCCGACGAGATCGACTACGCGGTCTGCGCCGTGCCGCGGACGGTCGCGCCCCGCATCGTGCGAGACTGCGCCGCCAAAGGTGTGGGAGGCGTCTCGCTGTTCACGTCGGGCTTCGCCGAGACCGGCGAGGAGGAGGGAATCCGTCTTCAAAACGAGATCGCGGGGGTGGCGCAAGAGTCCGGACTCGTCCTGATAGGCCCGAACTGCATGGGCGTCTACAACCGCCGGCTCGGCGTCCGCCAGGCGATGGACCAGCCCGCAGGCGACGAGGGTCGCGTCGGCTTCATCTCCCACAGCGGGACGCACGCCATCAACTTCAGCCTCCTCGCCTCCGTTCACGGCATCAAGATCAGCAAGTCCATAAGCGCCGGCAACTCCGTCGTCGTGAACCCCGCCGACTACCTGGAGTACCTGGCCCAGGACGCCGAAACGCAAATCATCGCCATGTACCTGGAGGGAATACAGGAGCCGCGGCGCTTCTTCAGACTGCTCAAAGAGACCACAAGGAAGAAACCGGTCGTCGTCTGGAAGGGCGGGACGTCGGAGTCGGGCGAGAGGGCGATGTTCTCCCACACCGCCGCCCTCGCGACGCCGCTCTCGGTCTGGCAGGCGCTGGTCAAGCAGTGCGGCGTCATCCCCACCGACAGCCTGGACGAGACCGTCGACGTCGTGAAGGCGCTGCTGTTCACAAAGCCGTGCGCGGGCAGGCGCATGGGCCTCATCGCCCTCACCGGCGGCCAGTCGGTAGTGATAAGCGACACCTTTGCCCGCGAGGGGCTCGACGTCCCCCTGTTAACGCAGCGCTCCTACGATGAGTTGAGCAGCTTTTTCAACATCATCGGCGGAAGTTACCGCAACCCGCTCGACGCCGGAGGCACGCTCGGCTTCGGCGCCCGGCCCGACAATCTGGAGCGCATGCTGCGCATCCTCGACGAGGACGAAAACATCGATGCCGTCGTCCTCGAAATAGCGTCGCGGCTGTTGGTCCGCCGTGCGTTCGGCCCTCTGATGCCGCCCGCCGATTGGCTGCCCGACATGCTCGTCGCCCAGAAGGAGAGGTCGCCAAAGGCGTTCATAGCCATCCTGCATCCCGGGCACCTCGAAGCGCAGGTGATCGAGGAACGCGCGAAGCTCCTGGAGCGCGGCGTTCCTGTATTCGGCAGCTTTCAGCAGGGGGCGCGCGCGCTCTGCAAGATGATCGATTACTATCGTTTTTGTCGCGGGCTCGATTGA
- a CDS encoding CoA transferase, protein MASALDGIRVLDLTVWQQGTYASTMLADMGADVVKIESPKQPDPGRGFLGSRVMNPYFETHNRGKRAIALDLRHPKGKAAFLRLAANADVFLNNLRVGAVERLGLDYEAVRAVNPRIIYAHACAYGRRGPDAHLGSFDLLAQARGGLMSTIGDPSGPPMPVPIPIADQAGAFVAAYGIVLALFNRERTGEGQEVETSLLGSQLALQSFNIAAFLQSGRAPQRQPRGGFGPLWNTYRCGDGRYISLAMLEQRWWGEFCRAVGCPELEDDPDFATPHARGSHNERLTALLDEVFAQAPAAEWLRRFGERGLIAAPVQGYEDVVNDPQVAANEYLEEVVDDERGSMRMVSAPVRMSRTPARIRGLAPRFGEHTYEVLLENGFSDEEIRGLADEDVIVLGNGRQK, encoded by the coding sequence ATGGCGTCGGCGCTGGACGGCATCCGGGTGCTCGATCTGACGGTCTGGCAGCAGGGCACTTACGCTTCGACGATGCTGGCTGATATGGGCGCCGACGTCGTCAAGATCGAGAGCCCGAAGCAGCCCGACCCCGGGCGCGGCTTTCTGGGCAGCCGCGTGATGAACCCCTACTTCGAGACGCACAACCGGGGGAAGCGCGCGATCGCCCTCGACCTGCGGCACCCAAAAGGCAAGGCGGCCTTTCTGCGCCTGGCCGCCAACGCCGACGTCTTCCTCAACAACCTGCGCGTGGGCGCTGTCGAGCGGCTGGGACTGGACTACGAGGCGGTCCGGGCCGTCAACCCGCGCATCATCTACGCCCACGCCTGCGCGTACGGACGGCGTGGCCCGGACGCCCACCTCGGCTCGTTCGATCTGCTGGCGCAGGCGCGCGGGGGCCTGATGTCGACCATCGGCGACCCCTCCGGCCCGCCGATGCCCGTGCCCATTCCCATAGCGGACCAAGCGGGCGCGTTCGTCGCGGCCTATGGGATTGTGCTCGCGCTGTTCAATCGGGAGCGCACCGGCGAGGGACAGGAGGTCGAGACGTCGCTGCTGGGGAGCCAGCTCGCGCTGCAATCGTTCAATATCGCCGCTTTCCTGCAGAGCGGACGGGCGCCCCAGAGACAGCCGCGCGGCGGCTTCGGACCGCTGTGGAACACGTACCGCTGCGGCGACGGGAGGTACATCTCGCTGGCGATGCTGGAGCAGCGCTGGTGGGGCGAGTTCTGCCGCGCGGTTGGGTGCCCAGAGCTGGAGGACGACCCCGATTTCGCGACGCCGCACGCGCGCGGCAGCCACAACGAGCGGCTGACTGCGCTGCTCGACGAGGTCTTCGCGCAGGCGCCGGCAGCCGAGTGGCTGCGACGGTTCGGGGAGCGCGGCCTGATCGCGGCCCCTGTCCAGGGCTATGAGGACGTCGTGAACGACCCGCAGGTAGCGGCCAACGAGTACCTGGAAGAGGTGGTCGACGATGAGCGCGGGTCGATGCGGATGGTGTCGGCGCCGGTGCGCATGAGCAGGACGCCGGCGCGCATCCGGGGGCTTGCGCCGCGTTTCGGCGAACACACGTATGAGGTGCTGCTTGAGAATGGCTTCAGCGACGAGGAGATTCGCGGGCTCGCGGACGAAGACGTGATCGTGCTGGGGAACGGGCGGCAGAAGTAG
- a CDS encoding thiolase family protein — MRQVAVVGAGMTKFGKFLDRGLKELAREAVEDALQSAGMEKSALQVAAVGNAAAGLITGQEMVRAQVVLREMGIGGIPMVNTENACASSSTAFHLAWLYVASGVYDIALALGMEKLYHEDKRRSFAALGAAVDVELLQRVMAQLQASQGEKKPSEGGSGGAGQSRSVFMDLYAAVARAHMQRYGTTKEQFAKVAVKNHYHGSLNPHAQYREVYTLEEILESPPVAEPLTRLMCSPIGDGAAAAILCSADVARKYTTKPVFVRASALGSGMDHGPDDPGISERVARAAYEASGLGPEDIHVAEVHDATAPAELVLYEELGFCAPGEGGRLIDSDCTRLGGKLPVNVSGGLISKGHPIGATGVAQIYEIFVQLRGEAGERQVEGAKVGLTENGGGMVRNEAAATCVHILSL, encoded by the coding sequence ATGAGGCAGGTGGCGGTCGTCGGCGCCGGGATGACGAAGTTCGGCAAGTTCCTTGACCGCGGGCTGAAGGAGCTGGCGCGGGAAGCGGTCGAGGACGCCCTCCAATCGGCGGGAATGGAGAAGTCGGCGTTGCAGGTAGCAGCGGTCGGGAACGCTGCCGCCGGTCTCATCACCGGGCAGGAGATGGTGCGGGCGCAGGTCGTGCTGCGGGAGATGGGGATAGGGGGCATACCGATGGTGAACACGGAGAATGCGTGCGCCAGCTCGTCGACGGCGTTCCATCTTGCGTGGCTCTATGTCGCCTCCGGTGTCTACGACATCGCTCTGGCTCTGGGCATGGAGAAGCTGTACCACGAGGACAAGCGCCGTTCGTTCGCCGCCCTCGGCGCCGCTGTGGATGTGGAGTTGCTGCAGAGGGTGATGGCGCAGTTGCAGGCGTCGCAGGGGGAGAAGAAGCCGTCGGAAGGCGGCTCAGGCGGCGCGGGACAGTCGCGCAGCGTGTTCATGGACCTGTACGCCGCGGTGGCGCGGGCCCACATGCAGCGCTACGGCACGACAAAAGAGCAATTCGCGAAGGTGGCGGTGAAGAACCACTACCACGGCAGCCTCAATCCTCACGCCCAGTACCGCGAGGTGTACACGCTGGAGGAGATACTGGAGTCGCCGCCGGTGGCTGAGCCCCTGACGCGGCTGATGTGCTCGCCCATCGGGGACGGGGCGGCGGCAGCGATACTTTGCTCAGCCGACGTCGCCAGGAAGTACACAACGAAGCCGGTGTTCGTGCGGGCGAGCGCGCTGGGCTCAGGCATGGACCACGGGCCGGACGATCCGGGCATCTCGGAGCGCGTTGCGCGGGCGGCGTACGAGGCGAGCGGGCTGGGGCCGGAAGACATCCACGTGGCGGAGGTCCACGACGCGACGGCCCCCGCGGAGCTTGTGCTGTACGAGGAGCTGGGCTTCTGCGCCCCCGGCGAGGGCGGCCGTCTGATCGATAGCGACTGCACGCGGCTCGGCGGAAAGCTTCCCGTGAACGTTAGTGGCGGCCTCATCTCCAAGGGGCACCCCATAGGAGCGACGGGCGTGGCGCAGATCTACGAGATCTTCGTGCAACTGCGCGGCGAAGCGGGCGAGCGCCAGGTCGAGGGGGCGAAGGTGGGGCTGACGGAGAACGGCGGCGGCATGGTGCGAAACGAGGCCGCTGCCACCTGCGTCCACATCCTCTCGCTTTAG
- the hypF gene encoding carbamoyltransferase HypF, which yields MQRLKITIRGAVQGVGFRPFVYRLATEMSLTGWVKNSPQGVFIEVEGPKESLDTFLLRLEREKPRLSFIQSLEYSLLEPAGYAGFEIRHSEAAGERLTVVLPDIATCPDCRRELFDPADRRYRYPFINCTLCGPRFSIIRSLPYDRANTTMSSFVMCPDCRREYGDPPDRRFHAQPDACGVCGPHISLWDGRGETIAERDDALLEAANALRRGDTLALKGIGGFQLLVDARNEAAVFRLRENKRREEKPLALMFPDIETLRRYVYLDPLEERLVQSTESPIVLLRRRSHTDIAPAVAPDNPYIGAMLPYTPLHHLLMRELGFPVVATSGNLHDEPIITEEAEALEALAGIADRFLAHNRPIQRHVDDSVARVQLGRETLLRRARGYAPLPVALKQQMPPLLAVGAHLKNTVAVSRRNEVIVSQHVGDLETAKAYFAFRRVIDDLLALYEVRPLAVVHDMHPDYLSTQYARESGYPTVAVQHHHAHLASCIAENEIEGEVLGVTWDGAGYGEDRTLWGGEFLLGDAKAYRRVAHFRSFRLPGGEMAIKEPRRAALGLLYELRGSEALENGLYLPPEKLAGEGFPSSTARLLRQMLEKGTSAPITTSAGRLFDAVAAVLGVRSVCSFEGQAAMMVEFAAEEAVDDAYPIEVSGSGPLVVDWGPMFEEILRERDRGTPRGVVCARFHNTLAEAILVVARRVGAKAVALTGGVFQNRYLTERAFRRLEQAGFKPYVHQRVPPNDGGIALGQIAVAAARMNGTCA from the coding sequence ATGCAGCGCCTCAAGATCACAATCCGCGGCGCCGTGCAGGGCGTCGGCTTCCGCCCGTTCGTCTACCGCCTGGCGACTGAGATGTCGCTGACCGGCTGGGTAAAGAACAGCCCCCAGGGCGTCTTCATCGAGGTCGAGGGGCCGAAGGAATCGCTGGACACATTCCTGCTGCGCCTCGAACGCGAGAAACCGCGCCTGTCGTTCATCCAGAGCCTCGAATACTCCCTCCTCGAGCCCGCGGGCTACGCCGGCTTCGAGATCCGGCACAGCGAGGCCGCCGGCGAGCGCCTGACCGTCGTCTTGCCCGACATCGCCACGTGCCCAGATTGCCGGCGCGAGCTCTTCGACCCCGCGGACCGGCGCTATCGTTACCCGTTCATTAACTGCACCCTTTGCGGCCCCCGTTTCAGCATCATCCGCTCGCTTCCATACGACCGCGCCAACACGACGATGAGCTCGTTCGTGATGTGCCCCGATTGCCGCCGCGAGTACGGCGACCCACCCGACCGCCGCTTTCACGCCCAGCCCGATGCCTGCGGCGTATGCGGCCCCCACATATCGTTATGGGACGGACGCGGCGAGACGATCGCCGAGCGCGACGACGCGCTGCTGGAGGCTGCGAACGCGCTGCGAAGGGGCGATACGCTCGCCCTCAAGGGGATCGGCGGCTTCCAGCTCCTCGTCGACGCCCGGAACGAGGCGGCCGTCTTCCGCCTGCGCGAGAACAAGCGTCGCGAGGAGAAGCCCCTCGCCCTCATGTTCCCCGACATCGAGACGTTGCGGCGTTATGTCTACCTCGACCCTCTCGAGGAACGCCTCGTGCAGTCGACCGAGAGCCCCATCGTCCTGCTCCGGCGCCGGTCTCATACCGACATCGCCCCTGCCGTCGCCCCCGACAACCCTTATATCGGCGCCATGCTGCCCTACACACCCCTCCACCACCTGCTGATGCGCGAACTCGGCTTCCCGGTCGTCGCTACCAGCGGGAACCTGCACGACGAGCCGATCATCACCGAAGAGGCGGAGGCCCTGGAGGCGCTCGCCGGCATAGCCGACCGCTTCCTGGCCCACAACCGCCCTATTCAGCGGCACGTCGACGACTCAGTGGCGCGCGTGCAACTGGGCCGCGAGACCCTCCTGCGGCGGGCGCGCGGCTACGCGCCTCTCCCCGTCGCGCTGAAGCAGCAGATGCCGCCCCTGCTCGCGGTCGGCGCCCACCTCAAGAACACCGTCGCGGTCTCGCGACGAAACGAGGTCATCGTCAGTCAGCACGTCGGCGACCTCGAGACGGCGAAGGCCTACTTCGCTTTCCGGCGAGTGATCGATGACCTGCTCGCGCTCTACGAAGTCAGGCCGCTTGCCGTCGTCCACGACATGCACCCCGACTACCTGTCGACCCAGTACGCCCGCGAGAGCGGCTACCCGACGGTCGCCGTTCAGCACCACCACGCCCACCTAGCGTCCTGTATCGCGGAGAACGAGATCGAGGGCGAGGTGCTGGGCGTCACCTGGGACGGCGCCGGATACGGCGAAGACCGCACCCTCTGGGGCGGCGAGTTCTTGCTCGGCGACGCGAAGGCCTACCGGCGGGTGGCGCACTTCCGGTCCTTCCGCCTCCCCGGCGGCGAGATGGCGATCAAGGAGCCGCGCCGCGCGGCGCTCGGCCTCCTGTACGAGCTGCGAGGGTCGGAGGCGCTGGAAAACGGCCTCTACCTGCCCCCCGAGAAGCTCGCCGGCGAAGGCTTTCCGTCGTCGACCGCGCGCCTGCTGCGCCAGATGCTGGAGAAGGGGACCAGCGCCCCCATCACCACAAGCGCCGGCCGCCTCTTCGACGCCGTGGCCGCGGTCCTCGGCGTGCGCTCCGTCTGCTCCTTCGAAGGCCAGGCGGCGATGATGGTCGAGTTCGCCGCCGAAGAAGCGGTCGACGACGCATATCCCATCGAAGTGAGCGGGAGCGGACCGCTTGTCGTTGACTGGGGCCCGATGTTCGAAGAGATACTGCGGGAGCGAGACCGCGGGACGCCGCGCGGCGTCGTCTGCGCTCGCTTCCACAATACGCTCGCAGAGGCGATACTGGTAGTAGCCCGACGCGTGGGCGCGAAGGCCGTCGCGCTGACGGGAGGCGTGTTCCAGAACCGCTACCTGACGGAGCGCGCCTTCCGCCGGCTGGAGCAGGCCGGCTTCAAGCCCTACGTTCACCAGCGCGTGCCCCCCAACGACGGCGGCATCGCTCTGGGGCAGATTGCGGTCGCGGCAGCGAGGATGAATGGAACATGTGCTTAG